The Henckelia pumila isolate YLH828 chromosome 2, ASM3356847v2, whole genome shotgun sequence genome includes a window with the following:
- the LOC140883723 gene encoding uncharacterized protein, whose amino-acid sequence MDDSEIHGGTLDGAYKTLPHFYLAFTVIWLFSAVFWTFNTYKNRRFQSSTLQWALATVPLTKALQLLLSFLFWYSCLYSNVCSLWLSFGVYVTGILFQTATFVSFSLISHGYRILCCRLSLSERRIVCGLGCVLYLTLVGHRASVPYFSVILLLDYFVIFYMIFHHVSQNLQALREQLNFIEYEDVQAMHDAVYTKYVMLKKFQGAMHCVAVLELAIFMNTDDSLENYWIRLLVREWAQYFILTYIGWIFRPQEMAPHFSVTPILKSTIATIAPPIYSIEMDSETFKEFTSHEWHIGVPTLSSHKERSLKDSVIVVIQHPRAYNVPSSSHNGSPVAVPTFIPASFSEHRCNPIQEQCSILLG is encoded by the exons ATGGATGATTCAGAGATCCACGGCGGCACATTAGACGGCGCGTACAAGACACTGCCGCATTTTTACTTGGCTTTCACGGTCATTTGGCTCTTCTCCGCCGTCTTTTGGACCTTCAACACTTACAAAAACCGCCGTTTTCAG TCGAGTACTTTGCAGTGGGCGCTTGCCACAGTTCCCCTTACTAAAGCTTTGCAACTTCTATTATCATTTCTGTTCTG GTATTCATGTTTATACTCAAATGTTTGCTCTTTATGGTTGTCCTTTGGGGTATATGTAACCGGAATTCTTTTTCAAACTGCCACTTTCGTATCTTTTTCCCTCATTTCACATGGCTACCGCATCCTATGCTGTCGCCTTTCACTATCTGAGCGCCGAATAGTGTGTGGCCTCGGTTGCGTCTTATATTTGACTCTTGTTGGTCATAGAGCTTCTGTGCCGTACTTCTCT GTGATCTTGCTGCTAGATTATTTCGTTATATTCTACATGATATTTCACCATGTATCCCAAAATCTACAAGCTCTTAGAGAACAGTTGAATTTCATCGAGTATGAAGACGTCCAGGCAATGCACGATGCGGTTTATACGAAATACGTCATGTTAAA GAAATTTCAAGGTGCGATGCACTGTGTTGCGGTGTTAGAACTTGCG attttcatgAACACCGATGATTCTCTGGAAAATTATTGGATTCGGTTACTGGTTCGAGAGTGGGCGCAGTACTTCATCCTCACCTACATTGG ATGGATTTTTAGGCCTCAAGAAATGGCACCTCATTTCTCAGTGACGCCGATTTTGAAGTCCACAATCGCGACAATTGCGCCTCCCATTTACAGCATT gaaatggattcagaaacATTTAAAGAATTCACAAGTCATGAATGGCACATTGGAGTG CCAACTTTGTCATCCCACAAGGAAAGAAGCTTAAAAGATTCAGTTATTGTCGTGATTCAGCACCCTCGTGCATACAACGTACCATCCAGCTCCCACAATGGAAGCCCTGTCGCTGTTCCCACATTCATCCCTGCTTCATTTTCCGAACATCGGTGTAATCCGATACAAGAGCAGTGTTCAATTCTGTTGGGGTAG